One uncultured Tolumonas sp. genomic window carries:
- the pfkB gene encoding 6-phosphofructokinase II, whose amino-acid sequence MPLIVTLTLTPSLDSATSTAKIYPEGKLRCQTPVFEPGGGGINVARAITHLGGQATALLPAGGPTGAHLVELLQQEGVSVDALPAHDWTRQNLHVVSEATGEQFRFVIPGAALHENEWQQLLAKIAQLPADSLLILSGSLPPNMTTQAVTELLQCAKDHHLRCVVDSSGEALKAAVAFGGLELLKPNQSELAELSGQTLDQPDQVVTAARLLISQGAAKRIVVSLGPQGALGVDAEQCVQVVPPPVTKRSTVGAGDSMVGAMVMKLADNAPLVDMVRFGVAAGTAATMNQGTKLCSKDDTAKLYEYLNQPQ is encoded by the coding sequence ATGCCTCTGATCGTAACCCTGACGTTGACGCCATCACTGGATAGCGCCACCAGCACAGCCAAAATTTACCCGGAAGGAAAACTACGCTGCCAAACACCGGTATTTGAACCCGGCGGTGGCGGGATCAACGTGGCGCGGGCGATCACCCATCTGGGCGGACAAGCCACCGCGTTATTGCCAGCCGGTGGACCAACTGGCGCACATCTGGTGGAACTGCTGCAACAAGAAGGGGTGAGCGTTGACGCATTGCCGGCGCATGACTGGACACGTCAAAACCTGCATGTGGTGTCGGAAGCGACCGGTGAGCAGTTCCGTTTTGTGATACCGGGCGCGGCGCTACACGAAAACGAATGGCAGCAATTATTAGCAAAAATCGCCCAACTCCCCGCCGATAGTTTGCTGATTTTAAGTGGCAGTCTGCCGCCAAATATGACCACTCAAGCGGTTACGGAATTACTGCAATGTGCCAAAGATCATCACTTGCGTTGTGTAGTCGACAGCTCGGGTGAGGCACTGAAAGCGGCGGTCGCTTTTGGCGGCTTAGAGCTGTTGAAACCCAACCAATCAGAACTGGCAGAGTTGAGTGGTCAGACACTGGATCAACCCGATCAAGTCGTCACCGCCGCCCGCTTGCTGATCAGTCAGGGCGCGGCAAAACGGATTGTGGTATCGCTAGGCCCGCAAGGTGCGTTAGGCGTGGATGCCGAACAGTGTGTGCAAGTGGTGCCGCCACCGGTCACGAAACGCAGCACCGTGGGTGCCGGTGACAGTATGGTGGGCGCTATGGTTATGAAACTGGCTGACAATGCACCGCTAGTGGATATGGTGCGGTTTGGTGTTGCAGCTGGCACCGCGGCCACTATGAATCAAGGCACTAAACTGTGCAGTAAAGACGACACCGCCAAGTTGTACGAATATCTGAACCAACCCCAATAA
- a CDS encoding MmcQ/YjbR family DNA-binding protein: protein MELPSLKTYLINKLAVTEELPFGPEALVYKVCGKMYALVAWQETPLKITLKVDPAQADLQRAMFVSIKPGYHMNKQHWNTIELSGELSDTQLTGLIDDSYQLVVAKLTKKERLALQELHTDKTI from the coding sequence ATGGAACTGCCTTCACTTAAAACCTATCTGATCAACAAACTGGCGGTGACGGAAGAGTTACCATTTGGCCCGGAAGCGCTGGTCTATAAAGTCTGCGGCAAGATGTATGCGTTGGTCGCCTGGCAGGAAACGCCGCTTAAAATCACCCTCAAAGTTGATCCGGCGCAAGCTGATCTGCAACGTGCAATGTTTGTTTCCATCAAGCCGGGTTACCACATGAATAAGCAGCACTGGAATACCATTGAGTTATCCGGCGAACTCAGTGATACGCAATTAACCGGTCTGATTGATGATTCCTATCAACTGGTCGTCGCGAAATTAACCAAAAAAGAACGCCTCGCCCTGCAAGAACTGCACACCGATAAAACCATTTAA